The genome window TGGTTCAAAAAATCAATTACTATAAAGATAATCAGAACACCGTATACCACAGAGTACCAACTGTATAGACGGTCTTTTAGAGCCTTTGCTAAAAAGTGTTCCAAATTATTTTGATATTCCACTTCAACAATGTTTATCTCCTCTCCATAATCTTTGTCAGAGGAGAACCACCTCAATAACCGTTTCACACAATCATCCATTATTTCTAATATTTTCCCACCAGCATTTGAATGATTTGATTCATATCTGGGATGTACTAGTATCTCACCGTGCTCAAACTCAACGCCTGCTCATCACGGCGGCAAGTTGTGCTGCCGATATCCCAGTATTAACCGACATGATGATGATTGAAAGATTATTGACAATCACCCACCCAATTTGTTGCCAAATTAGGAGAGCGGTGAGTAGTGCGTTTGTTACGAGCAGCATAGCCGTAGCTATTGAGATGTGGTTTGTGCTAATCCTCATTGTTACCCTCTTCCTCGCTGTTTTGAGCGAGTTTGGTACATCCCTTTAGATACTGTTCTCCGAGATAAATGTTATTGTTCTGTCATCTGTATCGGTATGAATACTGGCGTATTCAAGCAGGAGCCAGTACAGGAGGCGAGTTTTTCTGGTGGTGAGTGGCTGGCTCACTGTGTTCAAATACCCTCCCTGCTATGACAACCACTCCCCTTCCCAGCGTTGGCGGGCAACTTCGCCGAGCCGTGCTATCTACAGGCACAAGAACTAACACGCAAAAACTAGTAATGACTACTGTTCGCCTTCAAAGAGTGCGAGTGAAAAATCCAGCTAAGTGCGAGTGAAAGTCACTCCGACACGAGATGCGCATGGACGCGTTATAGGCTAAAATCGGCTGCCTGCTGCTCCTTGTGTATGGAGTGAAAGAGAAGTGGACTCGCCGGGATTTGAACCCGGGGCCTCTCCCATGCCAAGGGAGTGATCTACCACTGATCTACGAGCCCGCGTCTGCATTCACTACTTCCGTGCGACCATTGATAAACCTCTCGAAATCAATGCCACCCCGCGGCGGTGTGACACACCACTCGCTACGAGAAAACGTTGAGACTACTTCGACTGCAACTGCTGAGAGGCAGACTTCGAAAGCCTCCGCCCGCTCGCGGCCCCTTTCATCCCCGCGAGGAACGAGCAGGGAGTTGAAAGACGAAGTCTTTCAGAAGTCCCACCCCACACCGCCACCGCAACCGTCCACATGCCTCCCCAACCGATTCTTCCCTCGTCGCTAGCGCTCCTCAGTCGTCATCCCTCGCACGATTCTGACGAGGCGGCTCGGATGACCGCTGGCTCGCGGGCGTCGCCAGACCCTGTCTGGCTGCCTGCCGAGCAACGCTCGGCAACGTTGCCGCTCGCTTCGAGGTTTCTGCGAAACCTCGCTATCCTCGCCACCTCGTCAGCGCGCGCCATCCGGCTGGACGGACTGGACGAAATCTATCCTTTCCTCGTCGTCCCAATCCTCGCGCCGAAAGTCGTATTCGAAACCCTTTAACCCATAAAAACGAAAATGACCCGTAGGGAACGGCACAGCCGCAAATCCGACGCGTCGTGAGATTTCACGGCTTGGGATTGCGGACGTGCAAGGTGACAAGCGTCACGGTTTGTGATTGCTGTCACATCTGGCGGTACCCATCGCCAGCACTCTCGCGGCTCGTGCAGTTCCTATCCTCAACTATGGCACGAATGCACACGCGACGCCGTGGGTCGTCCGGTTCGGACCGACCTGTGGCAGACGAACCACCGGAGTGGAGCGACGTAGATGCCGACGACGTGGAAGACCGCGTCGTCGAACTCGCGGAGGACGGTTTCAGCCCGAGTCAGATCGGGGGGAAACTCCGCGACGAGGGTGTGACCGGCACGCCCGTCCCCAACGTGAAGCTCGTCACGGGCAAGAAAGTGACCGAGATTCTCGAAGAGAACGACGCAGGTAGCGACCTGCCGGAAGACCTCGAAAACCTGATGGAGCGCGCCGTTCGGCTGCGCGAGCACGTCGACGAGAACCCACAGGACAAACAGAACAAGCGCGCACTGCAGAACACCGAGTCGAAGGTTCGCCGCCTCGTCAACTACTACCGCGGCGACAAGCTCGACGAGGACTTCACGTACACCTACGACTACCAAGTGGAACTCCTCGAATAGATGTCCACGTCCGGCCGAACCGCAGGCGAGGACGCCCTCTCCGCGAGCGACATCGCCGCCACGCTCCGCGACGCCGACTTCGTTCGGATCGTCGCGCACGCGGACGGTGACGCGCTCGCGGCAGGCGGTCTCCTCGCACGTGCCTGCGCGACTGCCGGTATCCCGTTCCAGGTGAGTGCAACCTCGTTCCCCGCCCATCGCGCCGACGCCGGTGACGACGAACTCGTCGTGACGGTCGGCGCACCGGGTGGGAACGTCACGCTCCCCGAACACACGCGACCGACGAGCGTCGTCGCGTTCGACATCGCGACCGAACTCGGTGGGTCGCCCGACCCGGTGCTGGCACTCGCCGGTGCCGTGGCCGCTGGCGTCTCGCCCGGCGCGGGTGACACCGCACGGTTGCTCGACAGGGCGGACCTCACG of Haladaptatus sp. R4 contains these proteins:
- a CDS encoding 30S ribosomal protein S15, whose translation is MARMHTRRRGSSGSDRPVADEPPEWSDVDADDVEDRVVELAEDGFSPSQIGGKLRDEGVTGTPVPNVKLVTGKKVTEILEENDAGSDLPEDLENLMERAVRLREHVDENPQDKQNKRALQNTESKVRRLVNYYRGDKLDEDFTYTYDYQVELLE